In Deferribacteraceae bacterium V6Fe1, one genomic interval encodes:
- a CDS encoding DegT/DnrJ/EryC1/StrS family aminotransferase, producing the protein MIPMLDIKRELNDIGDEIKMAVDNSINGTMFILGPNVKKFEEEAAKYLGCKYAVGVASGTDALHLALKAIGIKEGDEVITTPFTFIATAEAIVYCGAKPVFVDVDAETFNIDVKQIESKITDKTKAILPVHLFGNPANMDEILAIAKKHNLKVVEDCAQSFGATYKGKQTGNIGDAGCFSFFPSKNLGCYGDGGLVTTNDEGIYKTLIALRNHGSYTRYYHEVIGFNSRLDDIQAAILSVKLKHIDRFNQERRNVAKLYQKYMGDIVKYQKETDNATNVYHQFTVVAEKRDEIMKALSSSEIASAIYYPVPLHLQKAFNNLNYNKGDLPVAEYLAEKVISFPINPYLEDEEVLVIANTVKAVL; encoded by the coding sequence ATGATACCAATGCTCGACATAAAAAGGGAATTAAACGATATCGGAGATGAAATAAAGATGGCTGTTGACAACTCCATCAATGGCACAATGTTTATTTTGGGTCCAAATGTAAAAAAATTTGAAGAAGAAGCCGCAAAATATTTAGGGTGCAAATATGCTGTTGGTGTGGCAAGCGGAACGGATGCTCTGCACCTTGCGTTAAAGGCAATCGGCATAAAGGAAGGGGATGAGGTTATCACTACCCCTTTTACATTTATAGCTACAGCGGAAGCTATAGTGTATTGTGGTGCAAAGCCTGTCTTTGTAGATGTGGATGCAGAGACATTTAATATCGATGTCAAGCAGATAGAAAGTAAAATAACCGACAAAACAAAGGCTATTTTGCCGGTGCATCTTTTTGGCAATCCTGCAAATATGGATGAAATCCTCGCCATAGCCAAAAAGCACAATTTAAAAGTAGTAGAAGATTGTGCTCAATCTTTTGGAGCCACATATAAAGGGAAACAAACAGGCAATATCGGTGATGCCGGATGTTTCAGCTTTTTCCCCAGTAAAAACTTGGGATGCTACGGTGATGGCGGACTTGTAACAACAAATGACGAAGGAATTTACAAAACACTCATTGCCCTCAGAAATCATGGTTCATACACAAGATATTACCATGAAGTTATCGGGTTTAATTCAAGGCTTGATGATATTCAGGCGGCAATATTAAGCGTCAAACTTAAACATATCGACCGTTTTAACCAGGAAAGAAGAAACGTGGCAAAACTTTACCAAAAGTATATGGGTGATATTGTAAAATATCAAAAAGAGACTGATAATGCCACAAATGTGTATCATCAATTTACGGTAGTGGCAGAAAAAAGGGATGAAATAATGAAAGCGTTAAGCAGCTCCGAGATTGCTTCGGCTATCTATTACCCCGTCCCGTTGCATTTGCAAAAAGCATTCAACAATCTAAACTATAATAAAGGGGATTTGCCGGTAGCGGAATATTTGGCTGAAAAAGTCATATCATTCCCTATCAACCCTTATCTTGAAGATGAAGAGGTATTAGTTATTGCAAACACGGTAAAGGCTGTTTTATAA
- the mnmA gene encoding tRNA 2-thiouridine(34) synthase MnmA, whose translation MSKRVIVAMSGGVDSTLSAYLMKEKGYEVVGITLKLFDGQEKYLSDAEKMAKEIGIKWHMADYSNEFKRDIINYFISTYRRGKTPNPCAYCNRFGKFNYLHSEMLKYDCEKIVTGHYARKIYINDKPFIAKGLDKKKDQSYYLTLLENYQLDVIEFPLGEMDKVTVRKLAEQYGLSVHDKKDSQDVCFLEGGDYRDYLKNKINVNNFRTGDFILDGKSLGKHNGIELYTVGQRKGLGLSYHEPLYVKSIDPITNNIILCRKTDSSIKGVKIRDAIFSTDKKIFKAKAKLRYRMKEESCLVEIHPENRAFLLFDRPQSFPAPGQVAAVYEDDILLGGGFIEDFF comes from the coding sequence ATGAGTAAAAGAGTTATCGTTGCTATGAGTGGCGGTGTAGACAGTACGTTGTCCGCATATTTGATGAAGGAAAAAGGGTACGAAGTCGTAGGAATAACACTAAAACTTTTTGACGGACAGGAAAAATACCTGTCTGATGCCGAAAAGATGGCAAAAGAGATAGGTATCAAATGGCATATGGCCGACTACTCAAATGAATTTAAAAGGGACATCATAAACTACTTTATCAGCACCTACAGACGGGGGAAAACACCTAATCCCTGTGCGTATTGCAACAGATTCGGTAAATTCAATTATCTCCACAGCGAAATGCTCAAATATGATTGTGAAAAAATTGTTACCGGGCACTATGCAAGAAAAATATATATAAATGACAAGCCATTTATAGCAAAAGGCTTGGACAAGAAAAAAGACCAGTCCTATTACTTGACACTTTTGGAAAATTACCAATTAGATGTAATCGAATTTCCTCTCGGTGAGATGGACAAAGTTACTGTAAGAAAACTTGCCGAGCAATATGGGCTAAGTGTCCACGATAAAAAAGACAGTCAGGACGTATGCTTCTTGGAAGGCGGAGACTACAGGGATTATCTCAAAAATAAGATTAACGTAAACAATTTCAGGACAGGTGACTTTATCCTTGACGGGAAATCTCTCGGCAAACACAACGGAATAGAGCTTTATACGGTAGGCCAGCGGAAAGGTTTGGGGCTTTCATACCACGAGCCTTTATATGTAAAGAGCATTGACCCCATTACAAATAATATTATCCTCTGTAGAAAAACGGACAGCAGCATAAAAGGGGTAAAGATTAGAGATGCAATTTTTAGTACGGATAAAAAAATATTTAAAGCCAAAGCAAAACTTAGATACAGAATGAAAGAAGAAAGTTGTCTTGTGGAAATTCATCCCGAAAACAGAGCATTTCTCCTTTTCGACAGACCTCAATCTTTCCCTGCACCCGGACAAGTAGCGGCAGTTTATGAGGATGACATACTCCTTGGCGGGGGATTTATTGAAGACTTTTTTTAA
- a CDS encoding lysophospholipid acyltransferase family protein, translating into MEKILFSLAYFIIKAYSSTFRYKEYGTENLDLLKGKRIVFAIWHGQLFPFVYLYKHRNIITIVSESKDGEIAAKLLNKFGFDTSRGSSSRNGTKAIIGCKRIMVKKNLSAAITIDGPKGPRLVAKPGAVFLAKITDQVIIPVVCHARKVFKFNSWDRFIVPYPFSKIKVYYGKPIIADKDTSKESIDYSLEELQKSMLELTRENSPDFV; encoded by the coding sequence ATGGAAAAAATTTTATTCTCTCTGGCATATTTTATAATAAAAGCCTACTCATCTACCTTTAGATATAAGGAGTACGGCACTGAAAATTTAGATTTGTTAAAAGGGAAAAGAATTGTCTTTGCCATTTGGCACGGGCAACTTTTCCCTTTCGTATATCTTTACAAACACAGAAATATAATTACTATCGTTTCGGAAAGTAAAGACGGCGAGATTGCAGCAAAACTCCTTAACAAATTTGGGTTTGACACCTCCAGGGGCTCTTCTTCCAGAAACGGGACAAAAGCCATAATCGGCTGCAAACGGATAATGGTCAAAAAGAATCTAAGTGCTGCAATTACCATTGACGGGCCGAAAGGACCAAGACTTGTTGCTAAGCCGGGTGCCGTTTTTCTTGCCAAAATAACAGACCAGGTCATAATACCCGTAGTGTGCCATGCAAGAAAAGTATTTAAATTTAACAGTTGGGACAGATTCATAGTCCCTTACCCTTTTTCAAAAATTAAAGTATATTATGGGAAACCTATTATCGCAGACAAAGATACATCCAAAGAAAGTATCGATTATTCCCTTGAAGAACTGCAAAAAAGTATGTTAGAGTTGACACGTGAAAATTCTCCTGATTTTGTATAA
- a CDS encoding hydrogenase: protein MFNVLKERLYQRYRTIKFPFDTQNMPEKFLGLPEISNMTKNELEYLQQLCPTNAFICRNDEIGIDLGKCIFCGECLKHTNNIHFSKEYTLGTTDRNDLIITNQKRKIDKSTKQFLFKRLLKKSLKLRQVSAGGCNACEADVNVLGTIGWDLGRFGIQFVASPRHADGILVTGPITKNMEIALMKTYDATPKPKIVIACGACAISGGPFFNSDEVVGGVDKLLEVDLFIPGCPPHPATILISLLKFLGKV, encoded by the coding sequence ATGTTTAACGTGTTAAAGGAAAGATTATATCAAAGATACAGAACAATAAAATTTCCTTTTGATACTCAAAATATGCCGGAAAAATTTTTGGGTTTGCCAGAAATATCAAACATGACAAAAAACGAATTGGAATATTTGCAACAGCTTTGCCCGACAAATGCTTTTATTTGCCGAAATGATGAAATAGGTATCGACCTCGGCAAATGTATTTTTTGCGGGGAATGTTTGAAACACACAAATAATATTCATTTTTCAAAAGAGTATACTCTTGGCACCACAGACAGAAATGACCTGATAATCACAAATCAAAAAAGAAAAATCGATAAATCCACCAAACAATTCTTATTTAAAAGATTATTGAAGAAATCCTTAAAACTAAGACAGGTGAGTGCAGGCGGTTGCAATGCCTGTGAAGCTGACGTAAATGTGCTTGGCACAATAGGCTGGGACTTGGGGAGATTTGGAATTCAGTTTGTAGCTTCCCCAAGGCATGCAGACGGTATCTTGGTAACAGGCCCTATTACAAAAAATATGGAAATAGCGTTAATGAAAACCTATGATGCTACACCAAAACCCAAGATTGTCATAGCATGCGGTGCTTGCGCGATAAGCGGCGGTCCTTTTTTCAATTCTGACGAAGTTGTTGGCGGGGTTGACAAATTATTGGAAGTTGACCTTTTTATCCCCGGCTGCCCTCCACATCCGGCTACAATTCTTATATCTTTGTTAAAATTCTTAGGGAAAGTTTAG
- a CDS encoding lysophospholipid acyltransferase family protein — protein sequence MKILILILTKIFESLSYRSLIKTGRFLGLVAYYLLPGRRKVAVKNAEIIGVYSPKKVAKESFKNSFSAFLEIFHTKKIDKDFLEKNVEFDLETEQKLSDFNKKYGSYFVAGAHLGSWELVAKIFSLKYGKQTCIVGRRIKNKDVDDLIRKFRADENITYLSHRNIAFEIAKIANQNTVIGTLLDHSALGKDAIYVDFFGHKASFIAGIPILSVKKDIPIIPLFCIREKNDKLKFICYDPILPDKTLKPKDRILDVARKINMVYEDIIKKYPDQWYLIHKRFKRVKKDGDDEKTYSLY from the coding sequence ATGAAGATACTGATTTTAATACTAACCAAAATATTTGAATCTTTGAGCTATCGCTCTCTCATAAAGACCGGTCGATTTTTAGGCCTTGTAGCATATTATTTGCTCCCCGGCAGAAGAAAGGTTGCTGTCAAAAATGCCGAGATAATTGGAGTATATTCCCCCAAAAAAGTTGCTAAAGAAAGTTTTAAAAACTCGTTTTCGGCTTTTCTTGAAATTTTTCATACAAAAAAGATAGACAAAGATTTTCTTGAAAAGAATGTGGAATTTGACTTAGAAACGGAGCAAAAATTATCGGATTTTAATAAAAAGTACGGCTCTTACTTTGTAGCAGGTGCTCACTTAGGCTCTTGGGAGCTGGTAGCAAAAATATTTTCCCTAAAATATGGCAAACAAACCTGTATTGTAGGCAGAAGAATCAAAAACAAGGATGTGGACGATTTAATTAGAAAATTCAGGGCAGATGAAAATATCACTTATCTTAGCCACCGAAATATTGCATTTGAAATAGCAAAAATTGCAAACCAAAATACGGTCATAGGGACTCTGCTTGACCACAGTGCTTTGGGAAAAGATGCAATTTATGTAGATTTTTTTGGTCACAAAGCATCTTTTATTGCCGGTATCCCCATCCTTTCCGTTAAAAAAGATATTCCCATCATCCCTTTGTTTTGTATTAGAGAAAAAAATGACAAATTGAAATTTATTTGCTACGACCCTATTTTGCCTGACAAAACATTAAAACCAAAAGATCGAATACTTGACGTAGCCAGAAAAATCAATATGGTTTACGAAGATATAATAAAAAAATACCCTGACCAGTGGTATCTTATTCACAAAAGGTTTAAACGGGTGAAAAAAGATGGGGATGATGAAAAAACCTACAGTCTTTATTGA
- a CDS encoding 3-deoxy-D-manno-octulosonic acid transferase, giving the protein MKILLILYNILLIALLPLILPIGYLVALKRKEEKWYFERFGFIVFDKKPDKTIWIHCASVGEVLSVKSLIEKIKKEMPGYNIAVSTVTATGKDVALKNLNADFIFLLPLENYFAIKYLTSFLNTKYFLIIDTELWPNLIFAAHKNARLILVNGRLSERSYPKYKLFKPIFKRLLSNFEHIFAKSKIDAERLADILDSQNNISDIGNIKVINIESSDNNFEFNGKIFLAASTHQGEETFIKSVFEKVKDNFDHLIIAPRHLNRVKEVFEIFSEPFDTSLLSEDKKTKVIIVDSFGILKNLYSCAQKVFVGGSVVNVGGHNIYEALIFKKVVAVGKHMQNFTEIFELAKKYNIVFTVENENDMLEYLKADKFTNADFEGFIAETKAIAEKPIIEIVNFLKNEDTDFNTNQNI; this is encoded by the coding sequence GTGAAAATTCTCCTGATTTTGTATAATATCTTGCTTATTGCTCTTTTGCCGTTAATCTTGCCAATAGGATATCTGGTGGCACTGAAGAGAAAAGAGGAAAAATGGTATTTTGAAAGATTCGGGTTTATTGTTTTTGACAAAAAACCTGACAAAACCATATGGATTCATTGTGCAAGCGTCGGCGAGGTCTTGAGTGTCAAATCATTAATAGAAAAAATAAAAAAGGAAATGCCAGGTTATAATATAGCTGTTTCAACCGTCACTGCTACCGGTAAAGATGTGGCACTCAAAAATCTCAATGCCGATTTCATATTCTTACTCCCCCTGGAAAATTACTTTGCCATCAAATATCTTACATCATTTTTAAACACAAAATATTTTTTGATCATTGATACAGAGCTTTGGCCCAATCTGATATTTGCCGCTCATAAAAATGCAAGACTTATCCTTGTAAACGGCAGATTGTCAGAGAGAAGTTATCCAAAATACAAGCTATTCAAACCAATATTTAAAAGGCTGTTAAGTAACTTTGAGCATATCTTTGCAAAAAGTAAAATCGACGCCGAAAGGCTTGCTGACATCCTTGATAGTCAAAATAATATATCTGACATAGGTAACATAAAAGTTATAAATATTGAGTCTTCTGACAACAACTTCGAATTTAATGGAAAAATATTTCTTGCGGCAAGCACACATCAAGGGGAAGAAACTTTTATAAAATCTGTTTTTGAAAAGGTGAAGGATAACTTTGACCACCTGATAATTGCTCCAAGACATTTAAACAGGGTAAAAGAGGTTTTTGAGATATTTTCCGAGCCTTTTGACACATCTTTATTGTCGGAAGATAAAAAAACAAAAGTTATTATTGTGGACAGCTTCGGGATATTAAAAAATCTATACAGTTGTGCACAAAAGGTCTTCGTAGGCGGCTCTGTCGTAAATGTAGGCGGGCATAATATTTATGAAGCATTAATATTTAAAAAAGTAGTCGCTGTCGGAAAACATATGCAAAATTTTACGGAAATTTTCGAACTTGCCAAAAAATACAATATCGTATTTACCGTTGAAAATGAAAACGATATGCTGGAATATTTGAAAGCGGATAAATTTACAAATGCAGATTTTGAGGGTTTTATCGCAGAAACTAAAGCTATTGCCGAAAAGCCTATAATAGAGATTGTAAACTTTTTAAAAAATGAAGATACTGATTTTAATACTAACCAAAATATTTGA
- a CDS encoding dephospho-CoA kinase, with protein sequence MYIGLTGNIASGKSTVAKMFETLGCYTIDADEISRKVMKKGEAAYNGVVEFFGKDILNSECEIDRGRLKEIVFNNPEKKEVLEKIVHPAILEYERKLVSDIKGKDDKAIILTQAALIIEKKTYDRFDAVMVVYVDEETQLQRLLQRDGIDKDLAVKIIKSQMPQEEKLKYADFIIDNSRNLDFTKSEVERVFEAIKIYKYCQRQLKKKSGEI encoded by the coding sequence ATGTATATAGGTTTGACGGGTAATATTGCCTCCGGGAAGAGTACGGTGGCTAAAATGTTTGAAACGCTTGGATGTTATACTATCGATGCGGACGAAATCAGCAGAAAAGTTATGAAAAAGGGGGAGGCTGCATATAACGGTGTAGTTGAATTTTTTGGTAAGGATATCCTTAACAGTGAATGTGAAATAGACAGAGGGCGACTGAAAGAGATTGTTTTTAATAATCCTGAGAAAAAAGAAGTGTTAGAAAAGATTGTCCACCCGGCTATTTTGGAATATGAAAGGAAGCTTGTTTCAGATATCAAAGGGAAAGATGACAAGGCGATAATTTTGACTCAGGCGGCGTTGATAATAGAAAAGAAGACTTATGACAGATTTGATGCAGTGATGGTTGTATATGTTGATGAAGAAACACAGTTGCAAAGACTTTTGCAAAGGGATGGGATTGATAAAGATTTGGCCGTTAAGATAATCAAATCCCAAATGCCTCAGGAAGAGAAATTAAAATATGCGGATTTTATCATTGATAACAGCAGAAATTTGGACTTTACAAAATCGGAAGTTGAAAGGGTATTTGAAGCCATAAAAATCTATAAATATTGCCAAAGGCAGCTGAAAAAGAAATCAGGAGAGATATAA
- a CDS encoding type IV pilus twitching motility protein PilT, which produces MAKIDAFFKYMIENDASDLHLSAGCKPKVRKHGELEEIKYQELTNDILKMLLFEIITEEQKKRFLEKKDLDFAYEMPGVARFRANYFYQKRGLGAVFRIIPSKILSAQDLGLPESILRFTKLSRGLVLVTGPTGSGKSTTLAAMIDYINSTRKDHILTIEDPVEFVHVNKQCLVNHREVSTHTESFSAALRAALREDPDVILVGEMRDLETIELAITAAETGHLVFGTLHTNSAAKTVDRIIDAFPAGQQAQIRTMLSESLKGVISQQLLKRCDKPGRVAALEILFVNSAIANLIREGKTFQIPSMIQTGKGDGMQLMDQSIMDFLMQKVISPEEAYLKANDKKSFERFLNS; this is translated from the coding sequence ATGGCTAAAATCGATGCTTTTTTCAAATATATGATTGAAAATGATGCAAGTGACCTGCATTTGAGCGCCGGATGTAAACCGAAAGTGAGAAAACATGGTGAATTGGAAGAGATAAAATATCAGGAGCTCACAAATGATATACTAAAAATGCTCCTTTTTGAAATAATTACTGAAGAGCAAAAGAAACGATTCCTTGAAAAAAAAGACCTTGACTTTGCCTATGAGATGCCCGGAGTAGCAAGATTCAGAGCAAACTATTTTTACCAAAAACGAGGGCTTGGAGCAGTCTTTAGGATAATCCCTTCAAAAATATTGTCTGCTCAAGACTTGGGACTGCCGGAAAGTATATTGCGGTTTACAAAATTATCGAGAGGGCTTGTTTTGGTAACAGGACCAACAGGTAGCGGTAAATCCACTACACTTGCGGCAATGATAGATTATATCAATTCAACAAGAAAAGACCATATATTGACCATTGAAGACCCGGTAGAATTTGTCCACGTAAACAAACAGTGCCTTGTAAATCACAGGGAAGTATCCACTCATACCGAGTCTTTCAGTGCTGCACTAAGAGCTGCACTGCGAGAAGACCCCGATGTGATTTTAGTAGGTGAAATGCGTGACCTTGAAACAATAGAGCTTGCCATTACTGCTGCAGAGACAGGGCACTTGGTGTTTGGGACTCTGCATACAAACTCCGCAGCCAAAACGGTTGACAGAATAATAGATGCCTTCCCTGCAGGGCAGCAAGCCCAAATTAGGACAATGCTTTCCGAATCTTTGAAGGGCGTTATCTCTCAACAGCTACTTAAAAGATGTGACAAGCCGGGACGTGTAGCAGCCCTTGAAATACTCTTTGTAAACAGTGCAATTGCCAATCTTATCAGAGAGGGGAAAACATTCCAGATACCTTCTATGATACAAACGGGGAAAGGGGACGGGATGCAGCTTATGGATCAGTCCATCATGGACTTTTTGATGCAAAAAGTAATCAGCCCCGAAGAGGCTTATCTCAAAGCAAACGATAAAAAATCTTTTGAAAGATTTTTAAACAGCTAA
- the gmhB gene encoding D-glycero-beta-D-manno-heptose 1,7-bisphosphate 7-phosphatase: protein MMKKPTVFIDRDGTINRDAGYINSLDNFEVYPFASQAIKLLRDNGYLVVVITNQAGIARGIFTESFLEKIHNKMRKILQENGTDVDGIFYCPHYKGSKIPEYNVDCECRKPKTKMIDDAINALPVDRDNMYMIGDKYTDIQMGINAGCKTIMVKTGYGAGEIENDCHKWTKKPDFIADNLLLAALAILNNKL from the coding sequence ATGATGAAAAAACCTACAGTCTTTATTGACAGAGACGGCACAATTAACAGGGATGCAGGCTATATTAACAGCCTTGACAATTTTGAAGTCTACCCATTTGCGTCTCAAGCAATAAAATTATTAAGGGATAACGGATATTTGGTTGTGGTAATTACAAATCAGGCCGGGATAGCAAGGGGTATATTTACGGAAAGTTTTTTGGAAAAAATTCACAATAAAATGAGAAAAATTTTACAAGAAAACGGAACAGATGTAGACGGAATATTTTACTGCCCACACTACAAAGGGTCTAAAATACCTGAATATAACGTTGACTGTGAATGCAGAAAACCAAAAACCAAAATGATTGATGATGCAATCAATGCACTGCCAGTTGACAGAGATAATATGTACATGATTGGCGATAAATATACAGATATCCAGATGGGGATAAATGCAGGGTGTAAGACAATTATGGTAAAGACAGGCTACGGTGCCGGTGAAATTGAAAATGATTGTCACAAATGGACTAAAAAACCTGATTTTATAGCTGATAATCTACTGTTGGCGGCACTTGCAATTTTAAACAACAAACTTTAA
- the htpG gene encoding molecular chaperone HtpG, producing the protein MAAEKFEFKAEVKELLNLVINSLYSNRDIFLRELISNASDAIDKARYLSLTNQIKLSSNDFKIKITPDKEKKILTISDNGIGMSKDDVINNLGTIAKSGTKEFMEMIKQVKETGDINLVGQFGVGFYSAFMVADRIDVITKKVSEDTAVKWSSKADGNYEIEAAEKENSGTDIILHLKDDADEYLDEWKIREIVKKYSDYIEYPIVMEVEKDKKAEEETLNSMKAIWMKDKSDIKEEEYKEFYKHISHDFNEPLDYIHFKAEGTLEFTALLYIPSKRPFDIYYKEYKMGPSLYVKKVQIMDACEDLIPTYLRFVKGVVESNDLPLNVSREMLQNNRIVTQIRNNITKKILGKLDEIKKNDFEKYERFYKEFGNVLKEGIHYDFERKEEIAKLMIFNSLKNEEKKIDFDTYIENMAEKQNEIYYITGDSLEEIKQSPHLEYFRDKGIDVIFMTDEIDGIIMSALMEYKKKKVKSILKGDLEIDENIKKEKEEKEKEYKDLLERIKDDLKDYVSDVKAGIRLKNSLCCLVGDENEMDETMKRLLESLGQAAPNSKKILEINLSHPVMQKVKSLYEVDPKSSKIKEYSQLIYDLALILNGEKPVDPSNFASKISEFMEKNI; encoded by the coding sequence ATGGCAGCAGAAAAGTTCGAATTTAAAGCCGAAGTCAAAGAGCTTTTGAATCTTGTAATCAATTCACTATATTCAAACAGGGATATCTTTTTAAGGGAGCTGATATCAAACGCTTCGGATGCTATCGACAAGGCAAGATATTTGAGCCTTACCAATCAGATTAAACTAAGCTCAAACGATTTTAAAATCAAAATAACCCCCGATAAAGAGAAAAAAATCCTCACAATTTCAGATAACGGTATCGGGATGAGTAAAGATGATGTCATCAACAATCTCGGCACAATTGCCAAATCGGGCACAAAAGAATTTATGGAGATGATAAAGCAGGTTAAAGAAACAGGTGATATAAACTTAGTCGGTCAATTTGGTGTAGGGTTTTACTCCGCATTTATGGTTGCGGACAGGATAGATGTCATTACCAAAAAAGTAAGCGAAGATACGGCTGTAAAATGGTCTTCAAAAGCTGACGGAAATTATGAAATAGAAGCTGCTGAAAAGGAGAATTCCGGGACAGACATTATTCTTCATCTCAAAGACGATGCAGATGAATACCTTGACGAATGGAAGATAAGGGAAATTGTCAAGAAATATTCAGATTACATCGAATATCCTATTGTAATGGAAGTTGAAAAAGATAAAAAGGCTGAGGAAGAGACTCTCAACTCCATGAAAGCAATCTGGATGAAAGACAAATCGGACATCAAAGAGGAAGAGTATAAAGAATTTTATAAGCATATATCCCATGATTTCAATGAGCCTTTAGATTACATTCACTTTAAGGCGGAAGGGACTTTGGAGTTTACCGCATTGTTGTATATTCCGTCCAAAAGACCTTTTGATATTTACTATAAAGAATACAAAATGGGACCAAGTCTTTATGTAAAAAAAGTTCAGATTATGGATGCCTGCGAAGATTTAATCCCTACGTATTTAAGGTTTGTAAAAGGGGTAGTGGAATCTAATGACCTGCCTTTGAATGTTTCAAGAGAAATGCTTCAAAATAACAGGATTGTGACCCAGATAAGAAACAATATAACCAAAAAAATATTAGGTAAATTGGATGAGATTAAAAAGAACGATTTCGAAAAGTATGAAAGATTTTACAAAGAATTTGGAAACGTCCTAAAAGAGGGGATTCATTATGACTTTGAGAGAAAGGAAGAGATTGCCAAATTAATGATATTTAATTCCTTGAAAAATGAGGAAAAGAAAATCGACTTTGATACTTACATCGAAAATATGGCAGAAAAGCAAAATGAAATTTACTATATCACAGGCGATTCTCTTGAAGAAATCAAGCAGTCCCCGCACCTTGAATATTTCAGAGACAAGGGGATAGATGTAATATTTATGACAGATGAAATAGATGGCATCATCATGAGCGCACTAATGGAATACAAAAAGAAAAAGGTTAAATCCATTCTTAAAGGTGACCTTGAAATTGATGAAAATATCAAAAAAGAGAAGGAAGAAAAGGAAAAGGAATATAAAGATTTGTTAGAAAGGATTAAGGATGATTTAAAAGATTATGTTTCGGATGTAAAGGCGGGTATCAGGCTCAAAAACTCCTTATGCTGTCTTGTAGGTGATGAAAATGAGATGGATGAGACTATGAAAAGACTACTTGAGTCATTAGGGCAAGCTGCTCCAAATTCCAAAAAGATTCTTGAAATCAATCTCTCCCACCCTGTAATGCAAAAGGTCAAATCTCTGTATGAAGTTGACCCCAAAAGTTCCAAAATTAAAGAGTATAGCCAGCTAATCTATGACCTTGCACTAATTTTAAACGGTGAAAAACCGGTAGACCCGTCAAACTTTGCCTCAAAAATATCAGAATTTATGGAAAAAAATATTTAA